Proteins from a genomic interval of Clostridium scatologenes:
- a CDS encoding LysR family transcriptional regulator, translating into MDITSLKYFIKVCQDKNFTKSAKELFITQQALSRIISNLEKELGASLFKRTSRGVELTELAQYIYPKADKLIEEFNTLQDDIYNKVKKKKRKLKVGFAPGTLRTLGTKEIVEFSKGSLGIDIVIYEYRDIECEANVLNGNLDIACTINPRNPIDFSYYHLKKDHFVAVVNKNNPIAKKESISFTDLRNEKLILLDETFRIQSLIMEHFLEAGFEPNVYTKCAFDLLIAYDFVALNKGVFVFVNSLANVTEYNELSCVPINTPTAVWDIGFIIKKDTKINQTMKIFMNYFLDKNNQNTIA; encoded by the coding sequence ATGGATATAACTTCTTTAAAATATTTTATAAAAGTATGTCAGGATAAAAATTTTACTAAATCAGCTAAAGAACTTTTTATAACGCAGCAGGCACTTAGTAGGATAATTAGTAATTTGGAGAAGGAATTAGGTGCTTCACTTTTTAAAAGGACTTCTCGCGGCGTTGAATTAACTGAACTAGCTCAATACATTTATCCTAAAGCGGATAAACTTATAGAAGAGTTTAATACACTTCAAGATGATATTTACAACAAAGTAAAAAAGAAAAAGAGAAAATTAAAGGTAGGTTTTGCACCAGGAACTCTACGTACTCTAGGAACTAAAGAAATAGTTGAGTTCAGTAAAGGCTCTTTAGGAATAGATATTGTTATATATGAATATAGGGATATTGAATGTGAAGCTAATGTATTAAATGGAAATCTTGATATAGCATGTACTATAAACCCAAGGAATCCAATTGATTTCTCATATTATCATTTAAAGAAGGATCACTTTGTAGCTGTGGTAAATAAAAATAATCCTATTGCTAAAAAAGAAAGCATAAGTTTTACAGATTTAAGAAATGAAAAACTCATTTTATTAGATGAAACATTTCGAATACAATCTTTAATAATGGAGCATTTTCTAGAGGCAGGCTTTGAACCTAATGTTTATACGAAATGTGCTTTTGATTTATTAATAGCATATGATTTTGTAGCTTTAAATAAGGGAGTATTTGTTTTTGTAAATTCTTTGGCTAATGTGACTGAATATAATGAATTAAGTTGTGTTCCAATCAATACGCCAACTGCAGTTTGGGACATAGGATTTATTATAAAAAAAGATACAAAAATAAATCAAACCATGAAGATATTTATGAATTATTTTTTAGATAAAAATAATCAAAATACAATTGCATAA
- a CDS encoding PhzF family isomerase encodes MKKYNLYQIDSFTKEKLTGNPAGVITNAEGLTDCQMQKIARELNNSETAFIFPSNNDEYDVHVRFFTPTNEVPICGHATIAAHYARAIENNLDTSRIYHKTGAGVLPVDIIKENHDYKIVMTQGKIEFGNIIDGINKEELLKALNIKNSDLIENYKIQIVSTGHSKVMVGIKSIETLNALQPDYTLLSKLSKNIKCNGYYVFTVNEENDNILVHGRMFAPAIGINEDPVTGNANGPLGAYLVHHKLVHYNKSSFKFNAVQGEAIKRAGVIEVEVKIENMEPIEVKVSGNAVIAFKSEISL; translated from the coding sequence ATGAAAAAATACAATTTATATCAAATCGATTCATTTACAAAGGAAAAGCTAACAGGAAATCCAGCAGGGGTAATAACAAATGCAGAGGGATTGACTGACTGTCAAATGCAGAAAATAGCTAGAGAACTTAACAATTCAGAGACAGCATTTATATTTCCGTCAAATAATGATGAGTATGATGTTCATGTACGATTTTTTACTCCAACAAATGAAGTGCCGATTTGTGGACATGCAACTATTGCTGCCCATTATGCCCGTGCTATTGAAAATAATCTTGATACTTCAAGAATTTATCATAAAACGGGAGCTGGAGTTTTACCTGTTGATATAATAAAGGAAAATCATGATTATAAAATTGTTATGACACAGGGAAAAATTGAATTTGGAAATATCATTGATGGTATAAATAAAGAAGAACTCTTAAAAGCTCTTAATATAAAAAATAGTGATTTAATAGAAAATTATAAAATACAGATTGTCTCAACAGGTCACTCTAAGGTTATGGTGGGAATAAAAAGTATTGAAACTTTAAATGCACTGCAGCCAGATTATACGTTACTTTCTAAATTAAGCAAAAATATTAAGTGTAATGGATATTATGTTTTTACAGTTAATGAAGAAAATGATAATATTTTGGTGCATGGCAGAATGTTTGCTCCTGCAATAGGTATTAATGAAGACCCTGTAACAGGTAATGCCAATGGTCCTCTTGGAGCATATCTTGTTCATCATAAACTTGTTCATTACAATAAATCTTCATTTAAATTCAATGCGGTACAGGGAGAAGCCATAAAAAGAGCAGGTGTTATTGAAGTTGAAGTAAAAATAGAAAATATGGAACCTATAGAAGTTAAAGTTTCTGGAAACGCAGTAATAGCATTTAAATCTGAAATTTCCTTGTAG
- a CDS encoding cell wall-binding repeat-containing protein: MHIKKYIFSLFIMGAMFFLMSPTTVFADSPVTSTDFYKTYTDVSIVKIAAEKGTVDQQIADYLHSSKNPIDVKAAVVNALGWKIDGKNNAEDYVKLVYSKNIYELDIDSLSGDEIFCISYMMALDDYFHVDKALTLMDKAYEKNNTSFTIAIIRSVLKGQIALDNGNWGMVWFNTENVLNDKTLVKDMKQEAIDNILAYMKLYDGYITDKPNTKSVLNRLSGNDRYSTAAEVSKYGWSDQAKYAILASGNSFPDALSAAPLAKKYDAPILLTDKDKMPEATISELKRLQVKSVYIVGGTGVISSNIDNELSKIGISCIRLQGKDRYETSVKIAEQLGTPTELAVATGDDYSDALSIAPFAANKGMPILLVPKDNIPDSIKAYLANKNIKKTYIVGNCEIISDNVGNQFPNGYRILGSTKYARNQAVISEFSKDADWNTVFISSGENFPDALSGTAIAARSASPVILVSSDSSILVNTYMKNKTSLVSKFNVLGGESVVPSSILNSVFSLGNIIKNK, from the coding sequence ATGCATATTAAAAAGTATATTTTTAGTTTATTTATTATGGGAGCAATGTTTTTTTTAATGAGTCCAACTACTGTATTTGCGGATTCACCAGTAACATCTACCGACTTTTATAAGACTTATACTGATGTTAGCATTGTAAAAATAGCTGCAGAAAAAGGGACTGTAGATCAACAAATAGCTGATTATTTGCACTCAAGTAAAAATCCTATTGATGTTAAAGCAGCAGTTGTTAATGCATTAGGATGGAAAATTGATGGTAAAAATAATGCGGAAGATTATGTTAAATTAGTTTATTCAAAGAATATATACGAATTGGATATAGATTCATTATCCGGAGATGAAATTTTTTGCATAAGCTATATGATGGCTCTAGACGATTATTTTCATGTTGATAAGGCATTGACATTAATGGACAAGGCTTATGAAAAAAATAACACTAGTTTTACAATTGCAATAATTAGAAGTGTTTTAAAGGGACAAATTGCTCTTGATAACGGAAATTGGGGAATGGTTTGGTTTAATACAGAAAATGTTTTGAATGATAAGACACTTGTAAAAGATATGAAACAAGAAGCGATAGATAATATTTTAGCATATATGAAATTATATGATGGATATATTACAGATAAACCTAATACAAAGTCTGTATTAAATAGACTATCAGGTAATGATCGTTACAGCACTGCAGCTGAGGTTAGTAAATATGGATGGAGTGACCAAGCTAAATATGCCATTTTAGCTTCAGGTAACAGTTTCCCTGATGCACTTAGTGCTGCACCTTTGGCTAAAAAATATGATGCACCTATTTTACTTACAGATAAAGACAAAATGCCTGAAGCAACAATTTCAGAGTTAAAAAGACTTCAGGTAAAAAGTGTATATATTGTTGGAGGCACAGGAGTTATATCATCAAATATTGATAATGAATTGAGCAAAATCGGGATAAGCTGTATAAGGCTTCAAGGTAAAGATAGGTATGAAACTTCAGTAAAGATAGCAGAACAGCTAGGCACACCAACAGAGTTAGCCGTGGCAACTGGTGATGATTACTCAGATGCTCTATCAATTGCACCTTTTGCAGCAAATAAAGGAATGCCAATATTGCTTGTACCTAAGGATAACATTCCAGATAGTATTAAAGCTTATTTGGCAAATAAAAACATAAAAAAGACATATATAGTTGGAAATTGTGAGATAATAAGTGATAACGTTGGAAATCAATTTCCTAATGGTTACAGAATATTGGGTTCAACAAAATATGCTAGAAACCAAGCTGTAATAAGCGAATTTAGTAAAGATGCAGATTGGAATACTGTTTTTATATCAAGTGGGGAAAACTTCCCTGATGCATTATCAGGTACAGCCATAGCAGCTAGAAGTGCTTCACCAGTTATTTTAGTTAGCAGTGATTCTTCAATTTTAGTAAATACTTATATGAAAAATAAAACTTCTTTAGTAAGTAAGTTTAATGTACTTGGTGGAGAAAGTGTAGTTCCCTCTTCTATTTTAAATAGTGTATTTTCATTAGGTAATATAATTAAAAATAAATAA
- a CDS encoding B3/B4 domain-containing protein: MIDILICEEIKKICPEMTLGCIQAHVSVENSSDSLLKEINDYCEVLKKEIHIENLSSSPRIMDGRTVYKKLGKAPSKYRLSSEALIRRILQGKGLYKVNNIVDINNLISLKSKFPVGSYNTKNLHSPISLVIGKDGDQYKGIGKENINIESLPVLTDSLGHFGSPTSDSERAMITNDAGEILMCIFSFSGKDNIKEYLECGKQLLERYANGEDIRIKIIE, encoded by the coding sequence ATGATAGATATTTTAATTTGTGAAGAGATAAAAAAAATTTGTCCTGAAATGACATTAGGATGTATTCAAGCCCATGTAAGTGTAGAAAACAGCAGTGACAGCTTATTGAAAGAAATTAATGATTATTGTGAAGTCTTGAAAAAAGAAATACATATAGAAAATTTATCATCATCACCTAGAATCATGGATGGAAGAACAGTATATAAAAAGTTAGGTAAAGCACCTAGTAAATATAGGTTATCTTCGGAAGCATTAATTAGACGAATTTTACAAGGAAAAGGACTTTACAAGGTGAATAATATAGTTGACATTAACAATTTAATATCCTTAAAATCTAAGTTTCCCGTTGGGTCTTACAATACCAAGAACCTCCATTCTCCAATTTCCTTAGTGATAGGCAAAGATGGTGATCAATATAAAGGTATTGGTAAGGAAAATATAAATATAGAAAGTCTTCCTGTATTAACTGATTCACTTGGTCATTTTGGAAGTCCAACAAGTGATTCGGAAAGGGCTATGATAACAAATGACGCAGGTGAAATTTTAATGTGCATCTTTTCCTTTAGTGGTAAGGATAATATTAAAGAATACTTAGAATGTGGCAAACAACTTTTAGAAAGATATGCTAATGGAGAAGATATTAGAATTAAAATAATTGAATAG
- a CDS encoding helix-turn-helix transcriptional regulator — protein MKNYIKEYREKKGMSQGNLAELCNVSRQTINAIENNKYDPSLQLAFDIAEKLRVRIDKLFISKGVEKSEY, from the coding sequence GTGAAAAATTACATTAAGGAATATCGGGAAAAGAAAGGAATGTCACAAGGTAATTTAGCTGAATTGTGTAATGTTAGCAGACAAACTATAAATGCAATTGAAAATAACAAGTATGATCCGAGTTTGCAATTAGCTTTTGATATTGCAGAGAAATTAAGAGTTAGGATTGATAAGCTATTTATTAGTAAAGGAGTTGAAAAAAGTGAATATTAG
- a CDS encoding ABC transporter substrate-binding protein, protein MKKIKLLCLSSVLIVSLSAFAGCSSSKEKVSNDKNTEAQSSTYKPVTITVDLLRNGKGEKVTETFKAPPKKAVALGDEFTDILLDLGLEKNIVGRTENGCKAVRTTFNDVRKNVPVLADKNLSQEKLLSVQPDFIIGWDSNFSDKKFGKEFCEKNGISIYTPKFTGDHATIQDLYTDYITLGQIFNVSSKAEARVKDMKAKVSKVQDKIKTVKNDPQKIFIYDSGENAPFTGCQGLPGDLIKIAGGKNIFDDIDKGWANVSWEEVVKRNPQVIIIMNYGTSDAEKKEKFLYSNPALKDVEAIKNKRVYPITLTDVEGSAGTAEVVNDLAKAFYPSVFNN, encoded by the coding sequence ATGAAAAAAATAAAATTGTTATGTTTATCTAGTGTTTTGATTGTTAGTTTATCTGCTTTTGCAGGCTGCAGTTCTAGTAAGGAAAAGGTCTCAAATGATAAAAACACTGAAGCACAAAGTTCTACATATAAGCCTGTAACCATTACAGTAGATTTATTGAGAAATGGTAAAGGTGAAAAGGTAACAGAAACTTTTAAAGCTCCACCTAAAAAAGCTGTTGCATTGGGAGATGAATTTACTGACATATTGCTGGATTTAGGCTTAGAAAAAAATATAGTTGGACGTACAGAAAATGGGTGTAAGGCTGTGAGAACAACCTTTAATGATGTTAGAAAAAATGTTCCTGTACTTGCAGATAAAAATCTTTCACAAGAAAAATTATTAAGTGTACAACCAGATTTCATAATTGGTTGGGATTCAAATTTTTCTGATAAAAAGTTTGGCAAAGAATTTTGTGAGAAAAATGGAATATCCATTTATACACCTAAATTTACAGGAGATCATGCTACAATACAGGATCTTTATACAGATTACATAACTTTAGGACAAATTTTTAATGTTTCTTCAAAGGCAGAAGCTAGAGTTAAAGACATGAAAGCTAAAGTCAGCAAGGTCCAGGACAAGATTAAAACGGTTAAAAATGATCCTCAAAAAATATTTATTTATGATTCAGGAGAAAATGCCCCTTTTACAGGATGTCAAGGGTTACCAGGAGATTTAATCAAGATTGCAGGTGGCAAAAATATATTTGATGATATTGATAAAGGATGGGCAAATGTTTCATGGGAAGAAGTTGTAAAGAGAAATCCACAAGTAATAATTATAATGAACTATGGTACTTCTGATGCTGAAAAAAAAGAAAAATTCCTTTATTCTAACCCAGCATTAAAAGATGTAGAGGCTATTAAAAATAAAAGAGTTTATCCTATAACGCTTACTGATGTAGAGGGTAGTGCAGGAACAGCGGAAGTTGTTAATGATTTGGCTAAAGCTTTTTATCCTAGTGTTTTCAATAATTAG
- a CDS encoding FecCD family ABC transporter permease: MFNKSLKDLLPLKSKLSYFIFCLVLIFLVLLSMILSILIGSVNIESCWIFKIIFNNSMHQEYFQAVWPKSSESIVWNIRLPRVLLSAIVGAGLSLCGIAMQALTKNSLSDPYILGISSGASSGAVAVIMFGFFSFLTPYSITAGAFIGAVLAIIIALKFANIRGRITSTQLVLSGIAVSALFSAITNLFIFKEDNSDKVRTALFWMVGSLGGTKWSYIPYSGIMFAICTVSFFLLHKSLDALLLGDATATTLGVNTKLIKIVIIVLCTLLTGSIVSVSGVIGFVGLVIPHITRTFVGSNHKRLMPAAVLIGALFLIWSDVCARVIVSPEELPIGVVTAFIGAPFFLWILRKSSYSFGGSK, translated from the coding sequence TTGTTTAATAAAAGCTTAAAGGATCTTCTTCCTTTAAAAAGTAAGTTAAGCTATTTTATATTCTGCCTTGTACTGATATTTCTTGTACTTTTATCTATGATTTTATCTATTCTCATTGGAAGTGTTAATATTGAAAGCTGCTGGATTTTTAAGATTATATTTAATAATTCCATGCATCAGGAATACTTTCAAGCAGTGTGGCCTAAATCCAGCGAATCAATTGTTTGGAATATAAGATTACCTAGAGTTTTATTATCAGCTATTGTAGGAGCAGGACTGTCTCTATGTGGAATTGCTATGCAGGCCTTAACTAAAAATTCTCTATCAGATCCTTATATTTTGGGCATTTCATCTGGAGCATCATCTGGTGCAGTGGCAGTTATAATGTTTGGATTTTTTAGTTTTCTAACGCCTTACAGCATTACAGCAGGGGCTTTTATTGGAGCCGTACTTGCAATTATTATTGCATTGAAATTTGCTAATATAAGAGGAAGAATTACTTCCACACAATTAGTTTTATCAGGAATAGCGGTTTCAGCTTTGTTTTCGGCAATAACCAATTTGTTCATATTTAAGGAGGATAATTCAGATAAAGTTAGAACAGCTTTGTTTTGGATGGTGGGTTCACTTGGAGGCACAAAGTGGAGCTATATTCCTTATTCTGGAATTATGTTTGCTATTTGTACAGTTTCATTTTTTTTACTTCATAAATCTCTAGATGCACTGCTTTTAGGTGATGCTACAGCTACTACTTTAGGAGTTAATACTAAACTTATAAAGATTGTAATAATAGTTTTATGCACTTTGCTTACAGGTTCTATAGTTTCTGTAAGTGGAGTAATTGGCTTTGTTGGCTTGGTAATTCCCCATATTACACGTACTTTTGTAGGATCTAATCACAAAAGGTTGATGCCTGCAGCAGTTTTAATAGGAGCATTATTTTTAATCTGGTCAGATGTGTGTGCAAGAGTAATTGTTTCACCAGAAGAATTGCCTATTGGAGTAGTTACAGCTTTTATTGGAGCTCCATTTTTCTTATGGATTTTAAGAAAGAGCAGTTATAGTTTTGGAGGTAGCAAATAG
- a CDS encoding ABC transporter ATP-binding protein: protein MKLKVEDLCYKICDYDILNDVNIEIKEGEFVGLIGPNGCGKSTLLKNIYRVCKPYCGSVFIDDININKLSSKAAAKRMSVMIQENNIEFDINVLDMVLLGRYAHKKLLENNSEEDLIIARQSLKDVGLYDYEDRSFFSLSGGEKQRVLIARALTQKAELVILDEPTNHLDIGYQFQIMDILKSQKVTVFSSIHDLNIAAFYCDKIFAMDHGRIIGYGTPEKVITEDLIKKLFRVNAQIQVNSTTNKISIHYISSSIDSP from the coding sequence GTGAAATTAAAAGTAGAGGATTTATGCTATAAAATTTGTGACTATGATATATTAAACGATGTAAATATTGAGATAAAAGAAGGAGAATTTGTTGGTTTAATAGGCCCAAATGGATGTGGAAAGTCAACCTTGCTAAAAAATATTTATAGAGTGTGTAAACCCTATTGTGGAAGTGTCTTTATTGATGATATCAATATCAACAAGTTAAGCAGTAAGGCTGCAGCAAAACGAATGTCAGTTATGATTCAAGAAAATAACATAGAATTTGATATTAATGTTTTGGATATGGTATTGCTTGGAAGATATGCCCATAAAAAGCTTCTTGAAAATAATTCTGAAGAAGATTTGATTATAGCAAGACAATCATTAAAAGATGTAGGTTTATATGATTATGAGGACAGAAGTTTTTTCAGTTTGTCAGGTGGAGAAAAACAAAGAGTTTTAATAGCTAGAGCCTTGACTCAAAAAGCTGAACTAGTAATATTGGATGAACCTACAAATCATCTGGATATTGGCTATCAGTTTCAAATTATGGATATATTGAAAAGTCAGAAAGTAACTGTTTTTTCTTCTATACATGATTTGAACATAGCAGCATTTTACTGTGACAAGATATTTGCTATGGACCATGGAAGGATAATTGGCTACGGAACTCCTGAAAAAGTGATAACTGAAGATTTGATAAAAAAGCTTTTTAGAGTAAATGCTCAAATTCAAGTTAATTCTACCACCAACAAAATTAGTATACATTACATTTCAAGCAGTATTGATTCGCCATAG
- a CDS encoding AI-2E family transporter has product MELEKKIRSKTAILIVLAFGLYIGFNYWNNIMGIFLKVYNLIFPFILGGCIAFILNIPAGFISKKLLGCSDKGIGRIIKKHSTGISIVISFFAIVGIFVLISSIIVPNIIETAAILPKTFDNSTKAFQKWMDSNTKLSSSIVNLVNNMGIDWNNIFNKAKSIIFNGIGSMVLSTLQAATSLASATVEFILGVIFAIYILAQKKRIGIQFKKLLYAFTKKEKADSILDILKLTNITFSNFITGQCIVAAILGMMFFVVMMLLSMPYALMISVLIGFLSIIPVLGSAIGCALSVVLIVMVNPIKAGVFLLVFLLIKQIEDNLIYPKVVGESVGLPSIWVLVAITLGGKTFGVAGMIIFIPVFSVAYVLLRKEVYIKLKQKGLQIE; this is encoded by the coding sequence TTGGAATTAGAAAAGAAAATCAGAAGTAAAACTGCCATTTTAATAGTTTTGGCATTTGGACTTTATATAGGATTTAATTATTGGAATAATATTATGGGAATATTTCTTAAAGTATATAATTTGATTTTCCCATTTATTTTAGGAGGATGTATAGCATTCATACTTAATATTCCAGCTGGATTTATATCCAAAAAATTATTGGGCTGCAGCGACAAAGGCATTGGAAGAATAATCAAAAAACATAGTACAGGTATTAGTATAGTAATTTCTTTTTTTGCTATAGTAGGAATTTTTGTTTTAATTTCATCCATTATTGTGCCTAATATTATTGAAACTGCTGCCATATTGCCAAAGACTTTTGATAATTCAACAAAAGCATTTCAAAAATGGATGGATAGCAATACTAAGTTATCTAGCAGTATTGTCAATTTGGTAAACAATATGGGAATAGATTGGAACAACATTTTCAATAAGGCAAAGTCAATTATTTTTAATGGTATAGGCTCAATGGTACTATCAACACTACAAGCAGCAACCAGCTTGGCAAGTGCTACTGTAGAGTTTATATTAGGAGTCATATTTGCAATATATATATTGGCACAAAAGAAAAGAATAGGTATTCAATTTAAAAAGCTATTATACGCTTTTACGAAAAAAGAAAAAGCAGATTCAATTTTAGATATATTGAAACTTACAAATATTACATTTTCAAATTTCATTACAGGACAATGTATTGTAGCTGCAATTTTAGGAATGATGTTTTTTGTAGTAATGATGCTGTTAAGTATGCCATATGCTTTGATGATTAGTGTATTAATTGGTTTTTTATCAATAATACCTGTGTTAGGCTCAGCTATTGGATGTGCTTTAAGTGTAGTATTAATTGTAATGGTTAATCCTATAAAAGCAGGTGTTTTTCTATTAGTTTTTTTATTGATTAAACAAATAGAAGATAACTTGATTTATCCTAAGGTTGTTGGAGAATCTGTGGGACTTCCATCCATTTGGGTATTAGTTGCAATTACTTTGGGAGGTAAAACCTTTGGGGTTGCAGGAATGATTATATTTATTCCAGTATTTTCAGTAGCTTACGTTTTACTTCGTAAAGAAGTATATATAAAGTTAAAGCAAAAAGGGTTACAAATAGAGTAG